One genomic region from Tachysurus vachellii isolate PV-2020 chromosome 22, HZAU_Pvac_v1, whole genome shotgun sequence encodes:
- the bloc1s1 gene encoding biogenesis of lysosome-related organelles complex 1 subunit 1, with amino-acid sequence MLSRLLKEHQVKQNERKELQERRRREAIAAATCLTEALVDHLNVGVAQAYVNQRKLDHEVKTLQVQAAQFSKQTSQWISMVESFNQALKEIGDVENWARSIEMDMRTIATALEYVHKGQIQTASS; translated from the exons ATGCTTTCACGGTTGTTAAAGGAACATCAAGTTAAACAAAACGAAAGGAAAGAGCTTCAAG AGCGACGACGACGTGAAGCCATTGCAGCCGCCACCTGTTTGACAGAGGCTTTAGTGGACCACCTGAATGTGGG AGTGGCTCAGGCGTATGTTAATCAGCGCAAACTGGACCATGAGGTGAAGACACTGCAGGTTCAGGCAGCTCAGTTTTCTAAACAGACGTCGCAGTGGATCAGCATGGTGGAAAGCTTCAACCAGGCATTAAAG GAAATTGGTGATGTGGAGAACTGGGCGCGCAGCATTGAGATGGACATGAGGACTATCGCCACAGCTCTAGAGTACGTACACAAAGGCCAGATCCAGACGGCATCATCATAG
- the tbc1d20 gene encoding TBC1 domain family member 20 — protein sequence MNLKKTRNDGIGKQDADSKRKRKTAEITQALNATPVDVATLRRMAISEGGLMTDEIRRKVWPWLLNVPVENIPEKLDDVNRENDKDYNQVLLDVQRSLRRFPPGMPDDQRMGLQEELIDIILRVLQNNPQLHYYQGYHDIVVTFLLVLGERLATALVEKLSTHHLRDFMDPTMDNTKHILNYLMPIIERVNPEVYDFMQQAEVGTIFALSWLITWFGHVLSDFRHVVRLYDFFLACHPLMPIYFAAVIVLYREEEVLDCECDMAMMHHLLSQIPQDLPYETLISRAGDLFVQFPPSELAKGATQERSQQTAASTFTDFELASAQQKPETVLRRRQKEQQQKEHGSTIDPQRGTVAVIRPAARRLVRLAVMGITVALGAAALAVVNSALEWAPKLNLLFP from the exons ATGAACCTAAAAAAGACCAGAAATGATGGGATCGGAAAACAAG ATGCTGActcaaagaggaagagaaagacgGCTGAGATCACACAGGCTCTGAACGCAACACCGGTCGACGTGGCCACACTAAGGAGGATGGCCATCAGTGAAGGAGGGCTCATGACCGATGAGATCCGCCGTAAAGTCTGGCCGTGGCTACTGAACGTCCCTGTAGAGAACATCCCTGAAAAACTTG ATGATGTGAATAGAGAGAATGATAAGGACTATAACCAGGTGCTCTTGGATGTACAAAGATCCCTGAGACGCTTTCCTCCAG GTATGCCTGACGATCAGAGGATGGGACTGCAGGAAGAGCTGATCGACATCATCCTGCGCGTGCTGCAAAATAACCCCCAGCTGCACTATTATCAGGGCTATCACGACATCGTGGTAACCTTCCTGCTCGTGCTGGGAGAACGCCTTGCCACTGCGCTGGTGGAGAAACTCTCCACACACCATCTCAG GGACTTTATGGACCCCACCATggacaacacaaaacacatcctCAACTACCTTATGCCGATTATAGAGCGAGTCAACCCAGAGGTGTACGACTTCATGCAACA AGCTGAGGTGGGCACCATCTTCGCCCTGAGCTGGCTCATTACCTGGTTCGGCCATGTATTATCAGATTTCCGGCATGTAGTGCGGTTGTACGATTTCTTCTTGGCCTGCCATCCACTGATGCCAATTTATTTTGCTGCTGTG aTCGTGCTGTATCGAGAGGAGGAGGTGCTGGACTGTGAGTGTGACATGGCCATGATGCACCACCTGCTCTCTCAGATCCCTCAAGACCTCCCCTACGAGACCCTTATCAGTCGAGCCGGAGACCTTTTTGTACAGTTCCCTCCATCCGAGCTAGCAAAAGGAGCAACTCAGGAGCGTTCTCAGCA AACGGCCGCGTCCACCTTCACAGACTTTGAGCTGGCCTCAGCGCAGCAGAAGCCTGAAACCGTGCTTCGCCGCAGACAGAAAGAGCAGCAGCAGAAGGAGCATGGCAGCACCATCGACCCTCAGCGTGGCACCGTGGCCGTGATTCGACCTGCTGCTCGACGGCTTGTCAGACTGGCAGTGATGGGCATCACCGTGGCACTGGGGGCTGCTGCATTGGCTGTAGTGAACTCTGCTCTGGAGTGGGCACCTAAACTCAACCTCTTGTTTCCCTAA